In Chelmon rostratus isolate fCheRos1 chromosome 9, fCheRos1.pri, whole genome shotgun sequence, the following proteins share a genomic window:
- the rbmx gene encoding RNA-binding motif protein, X chromosome isoform X2 — MAEADRPGKLFIGGLNTETTEKALEQYFSKYGRIVEVLLMKDRETNKSRGFAFVTFESPGDAKDAAREMNGKSLDGKSIKVEQATKPQFESAGRRGPPPMHSRSRGPPRGPRGSRGGPGGMRGPPSRGNVETFFKGMSSRGPPPMKRGPPVRNGGPPPKRSAPSGPMSRPPMSRDRDPYGPPPPRRDSMMSRRDDYPSPRDDHYNSKDSYSSRDYNSRDSRDYGPPPRDYSYREYSNSSSRDDYGSMSRGYSDRDGYGGGREPRSYMDRPSGGSYRDSYDGGYGNSRSAPPSRGPPPSYGGSSGSSRYDDYGSSSRDGYGSRDSYPSSRSDPYPPSRGERMGRQERGPAPPGERGYPPRDSYNSSSRGVPRGGRGGNRPDRGMARSRY, encoded by the exons ATGGCAGAGGCGGACCGACCAGGGAAGCTCTTCATCGGTGGACTGAACACTGAGACCACCGAGAAGGCCCTGGAGCAATACTTCAGCAAATATGGCAGAATTGTCGAAG TTCTTTTGATGAAGGACcgtgaaacaaacaaatcaagagGCTTTGCCTTTGTTACTTTTGAAAGTCCAGGCGATGCAAAGGATGCAGCACGAGAGATGAATGGAAAG TCTCTTGATGGCAAGTCTATCAAAGTGGAGCAAGCTACGAAACCTCAGTTTGAGAGTGCTGGCAGGCGAGGGCCTCCACCCATGCACTCTCGCAGTCGTGGTCCACCCAGAGGCCCCCGTGGATCAAGGGGAGGTCCTGGTGGCATGAGGGGCCCACCATCCAGAG GGAATGTAGAAACCTTCTTTAAAGGGATGTCATCCAGAGGTCCCCCTCCAATGAAGAGAGGACCCCCAGTTCGTAACGGAGGTCCCCCACCCAAGAGATCTGCCCCATCTGGTCCCATGAGCAGAC CCCCAATGTCAAGGGACAGGGATCCCTATGGTCCACCCCCTCCTCGCAGAGACTCCATGATGTCCAGGAGGGATGATTATCCTTCACCAAGAGATGATCATTACAACTCAAAAGACAG TTACTCCAGTCGGGATTATAATTCCAGAGATTCGAGGGACTATGGACCTCCTCCCAGAGATTATTCATACAGAGAATACAGCAATTCCAGTTCCAGAGATGACTATGGCTCAATGTCAAGAGGATATAG TGACCGCGATGGTTATGGCGGAGGCCGGGAACCCAGAAGCTATATGGATCGTCCAAGTGGTGGCTCTTACAGAGATTCTTATGATGGTGGTTACG GTAACTCTCGCAGCGCCCCACCTTCAAGGGGCCCCCCACCATCCTATGGTGGGAGCAGTGGAAGCAGTCGTTACGATGACTATGGCAGCAGTTCCCGGGATGGCTATGGCAGTCGTGACAGTTACCCCAGCAGTCGGAGTGACCCATATCCACCTAGCCGTGGAGAGCGAATGGGCAGGCAGGAGAGGGGCCCAGCTCCCCCTGGCGAGAGAGGCTACCCTCCTCGTGATTC
- the rbmx gene encoding RNA-binding motif protein, X chromosome isoform X1 — translation MAEADRPGKLFIGGLNTETTEKALEQYFSKYGRIVEVLLMKDRETNKSRGFAFVTFESPGDAKDAAREMNGKSLDGKSIKVEQATKPQFESAGRRGPPPMHSRSRGPPRGPRGSRGGPGGMRGPPSRDYYDNSGNVETFFKGMSSRGPPPMKRGPPVRNGGPPPKRSAPSGPMSRPPMSRDRDPYGPPPPRRDSMMSRRDDYPSPRDDHYNSKDSYSSRDYNSRDSRDYGPPPRDYSYREYSNSSSRDDYGSMSRGYSDRDGYGGGREPRSYMDRPSGGSYRDSYDGGYGNSRSAPPSRGPPPSYGGSSGSSRYDDYGSSSRDGYGSRDSYPSSRSDPYPPSRGERMGRQERGPAPPGERGYPPRDSYNSSSRGVPRGGRGGNRPDRGMARSRY, via the exons ATGGCAGAGGCGGACCGACCAGGGAAGCTCTTCATCGGTGGACTGAACACTGAGACCACCGAGAAGGCCCTGGAGCAATACTTCAGCAAATATGGCAGAATTGTCGAAG TTCTTTTGATGAAGGACcgtgaaacaaacaaatcaagagGCTTTGCCTTTGTTACTTTTGAAAGTCCAGGCGATGCAAAGGATGCAGCACGAGAGATGAATGGAAAG TCTCTTGATGGCAAGTCTATCAAAGTGGAGCAAGCTACGAAACCTCAGTTTGAGAGTGCTGGCAGGCGAGGGCCTCCACCCATGCACTCTCGCAGTCGTGGTCCACCCAGAGGCCCCCGTGGATCAAGGGGAGGTCCTGGTGGCATGAGGGGCCCACCATCCAGAG ACTACTATGATAATTCAGGGAATGTAGAAACCTTCTTTAAAGGGATGTCATCCAGAGGTCCCCCTCCAATGAAGAGAGGACCCCCAGTTCGTAACGGAGGTCCCCCACCCAAGAGATCTGCCCCATCTGGTCCCATGAGCAGAC CCCCAATGTCAAGGGACAGGGATCCCTATGGTCCACCCCCTCCTCGCAGAGACTCCATGATGTCCAGGAGGGATGATTATCCTTCACCAAGAGATGATCATTACAACTCAAAAGACAG TTACTCCAGTCGGGATTATAATTCCAGAGATTCGAGGGACTATGGACCTCCTCCCAGAGATTATTCATACAGAGAATACAGCAATTCCAGTTCCAGAGATGACTATGGCTCAATGTCAAGAGGATATAG TGACCGCGATGGTTATGGCGGAGGCCGGGAACCCAGAAGCTATATGGATCGTCCAAGTGGTGGCTCTTACAGAGATTCTTATGATGGTGGTTACG GTAACTCTCGCAGCGCCCCACCTTCAAGGGGCCCCCCACCATCCTATGGTGGGAGCAGTGGAAGCAGTCGTTACGATGACTATGGCAGCAGTTCCCGGGATGGCTATGGCAGTCGTGACAGTTACCCCAGCAGTCGGAGTGACCCATATCCACCTAGCCGTGGAGAGCGAATGGGCAGGCAGGAGAGGGGCCCAGCTCCCCCTGGCGAGAGAGGCTACCCTCCTCGTGATTC